TCGGCCTGCGCCTGCAAGGAACCATGCCAGCCGGCAGCGCCGTCGTGCAGCCCTACCTCAAGGCCAATCTCTGGCATGACTTCGGCGGCACCGACCAACTGGACTTCGGCGCGGACCCGATCTCGGCCGAACGCGGCGGCACCTCGCTGGAACTGGGTGGCGGCGTGGTGGCGAAACTGTCGGACACGCTGAGCGTCTTCGCCACCGCCGATTACACCACCAATCTCGGCGGCGACAAACGGCGCGTGTGGGAAGGCAATCTCGGTCTCAGCGTCAAATGGTGAGTGCGGTTGCGGGGCCGGATCTCGGCCCCGCCCGCGGCATCAGTTGCCCGACCGCATCGCCACGGTGGCGATGCCAGCGCCGACCAGCAGCGTGCCGCCGGTGCGGTTGAAAATGCGGATGGCTTTCGGATTGCGCACGATGTTGCGGGCTCGCGAGGCGACCAGCGCGTAACCAAAGGCATTGGCGAAGGCGAGCGTCAGGAAGGTCGCCTCGAAGATCATCATCTGCGTCCAGAAATTGCCGTGCCGGTCAAGGAACTGCGGCAGGAAGGCGACAAAGAAGGTGATGCTCTTGGGATTGAGCGCGGTGACCAGCCAGGCATGGCCCATCATCCTGGCCGCCGAAACGGCGTCGTGGCGCGGCGTGGCTTCCAGCGCACCGCCGGCCCGGAACAGCTTGATGCCGAGATAGACGAGATAGGCGGCGCCGATCACCTTGAGCACGGTGAACACCGTGGCCGAGGCGGCCAACAGAGCGCCGATGCCGAGCATCGACAGCGTCATGGCGGTGAAATCACCCAGCGCCACGCCGACCGCCATGGGCAGCGCCGTGCGCCAGCCTTGTCCCAGCGCGTAGGAAACGACGAGCAGGATGGTTGGCCCGGGAATGAGAAGCAGGATGGAGGACGCGGCGGCGAAGGCCGCCCAATTCTCGAAAGACATGGATCTCTCCTGTTAAAGAAGAGGATAAATCCCTGCCTTCAGGCCGATGTAAAGAGGTTTTTCCAGCAATTTCGAGAAGCGCAGACGGGCGTCAATTCGCGCCGGTCGGCACGCTCGTTGCAGCGATGGCGGCAACGCACGCGATGGCCATGATGGCCGCTGAAAGCAGTGCCATATCGGTCGTTGCGGTCCGCCATGCGAAGGCCCGTTCCAGGTTCGAAATCAACTCTTTAGGATCGGGGAAACGGATAGCCGGGAGCCGTGCCGGCATTGTGACGGAACCGAGGTCTTTTGATGCCTGGCA
The genomic region above belongs to Mesorhizobium terrae and contains:
- a CDS encoding LysE family translocator, which encodes MSFENWAAFAAASSILLLIPGPTILLVVSYALGQGWRTALPMAVGVALGDFTAMTLSMLGIGALLAASATVFTVLKVIGAAYLVYLGIKLFRAGGALEATPRHDAVSAARMMGHAWLVTALNPKSITFFVAFLPQFLDRHGNFWTQMMIFEATFLTLAFANAFGYALVASRARNIVRNPKAIRIFNRTGGTLLVGAGIATVAMRSGN